Genomic DNA from Stigmatopora argus isolate UIUO_Sarg chromosome 13, RoL_Sarg_1.0, whole genome shotgun sequence:
GTTGAAGGAGCAAAATACATTTCTGTGCGTGGGGGTCATGATCATTTCTTGCAATTACACGGAAATTGAGGTTGCTGTGTTTGTCTTTGCAGGAACTCTTCACGGCAGAGTGCAAATTCAAAGAGTCGGTGTTCGAGAATTATTACGTCATCTACTCGTCCATGTTGTACCGACAGCAGGAGTCAGGTCGGGCCTGGTTCCTCGGTCTTAATAAGGAGGGTCAAGCCATGAAGGGGAACCGAGTGAAGAAAACCAAACCAGCCGCTCACTTCCTGCCCAAGCCATTAGAAGGTAcggtgcatttttaaaaaatttcatCGGAGATTAAATAGCGctacagaaaaataaaagaatagttCCTCAGTGGAATTGATTTCTCACTAGATACAGGTTTTGCCTCCTGAGCTAATGGAGACGGATGGTTTATTTCACGAGCTCCATGTAGGGTAAAAAGTAGAAAATGCAATTGGGCCATATTCAATTATATATTGTCTTGATACCTCAACCTCAACTGACTCCGCCTCCAGCTCGGTTTTAATAGTACGGCCTTTGGCCATTATAGCGTGTACAGGCTGGAGGTGGAGTTTGGCTAAAGTCAGTCAGTTGAGATTGAGTGCGAATGAAGGAGGAGAAGcaactagaccacatgtgtcaaagtggcggcctgggggccaaatctggcccgccgcatcattttgtgtggcccgggaaagtaaatcatgagtgccgactttctgttttaggatcaaattaaaatgaagagcatagatgtatattaaatttcctgattttcccccttttaaatcaataattgtaattttttaatccattttttctgtgtttttagttctaaaatagttttgtaaaatctaaaaatatatttaaaaaaagctaaaataaacattgttttagatctataaaaaactgaatattcagggcttttaatccagttcttttaatccatttatttacaaaaaatctaaataatatacctaaaatggtccggcccacgtgaaatcaagtttccgttaaagcggcccacgaaccaacccgagtctgacacccctgaactaGACGTATACATTCCTAAATGCATTAAGTTCGTCCAACATAATGATTACGGCGTCTCTCCTTCCATCCCCAGTCGCCATGTACCGAGAGCCATCGCTGCACGACGTGGGAGAGACGGTGCCCAAGGCGGccatcccagccagcaaaagcACAAGCGAGCCGGTGGTGATGAACGGAGGTAAACCTGTAAGCAAGCCGGACAAAGCCGCCACATAGCCACGTGTCGCCTCCCCCGCTCGACTGTTTGCTGCGCGCCGGGGAGATGGCGGCGGGCCTCTCCCCCGACGCCGGGGCGTCTTTCCCCGGCAGATCCGGGCGAATCTCCCCTCCGTTTCTTCTCTTGCTCGTCCACCTTTGTCTCTGCCTCGCCCTCACCCTTATTCCACCTGTCTGATGGAAGGATTCTCAGGCCGAGGCTACCGGGGGGGCGCTAGCGAGGCGACTTCCCCGCCACACGAGGACGTTAACGGACATCTCTGATCCTGGAATGCCTTTAAAAATTCCTCTGGAACTGTGAGGTTGCGGTGTGAACGTGTCTTTTCCAGCCACTTTGCTTGCTGAGggttcatataaaaaaatcctgacgaaaaaaaaaatcctttcccTTCTTTAATGCAGAGGAACCTGCGATAGGTACCTTCAAATCTATTTTCTATACCACAGTTCACCAGCTACGCCCTGGGATAACGGCTCTCTAGATAGAGTAAATACGTGGACGAATGTCCTCTATTTTTTAAAGAGTATCTTCCCCGtcttctgtttctttttttttcttttctagaaCCTGTCACATGCTTTTATGGCAAAAGGatacttttattttgttctcGCGGTCGTTATTGACGGAGCGCCGCTACGATCCGCACGACGGGGCTCTCCGTTCGCTAAAAGAGACTCGTGGGAAAAACGCTGCTATGGAATGGCGTCGACATATCGTCATTTCCGAGCGTATAAAGTTCAACGGTTCATCTTCCTTCTCTGGTATATCTATTTTTCTTAAAGTTTTCTTTCCGAGCGTGGGCTCTAGGAATATCTCTCGGCCTTGTGGGCCTCCGTTGCCGACGTCTTTTAGGCTGTAAACTTTCGGCCCTTAGCGGCGGCATCCACCACATTCTCCACATATGTCGGCTGCATCTGCAAACTAAAGCATGGGCAAGATCGATCTTGCGTTGTCTCTCTCTTGCAGCAACGCCGTAATGTATATTGTAACCTTTTAATCTTATGATATAAAAGTACAGTGGGGGTGACTCCGTTTTTTAAACAACCATTGTGTTCGCCGCACTATAAGACGCACCTTCAGTCAATAGCCTATTTTAAAATGGTTACCATAAATGGGATTAAAAGGCGCAGTAGAACTAGTTTTGCGTTAcggatccactagatggagctgttccAGAGCAGTGGTCTCCAACCTTTTTCCCACCCCGGActggggagggcgacaacttaagacaaaattgtgtgggggtggggttggTGCACGAACGACATCCACAAGTCCCAaccataatagcaattatttgttattattataacaacctttctcatttcaagtaggagggcaaaattgaaaacgttaatattttgtACTGTGACGGACCGGCATTAGGTAGCTCACGGCCCGTTaccggtccacggaccggtggttggggaccactgttcTAGAGGAAATGCCCTACCATggttaaccaatattgatccatatattagGCGCATGGAATTGAAAGGCACACTGTCAGATTTTGAGATCATTGAAATGAAattccccgaatacgggatgaataaagttatccaatccaatccaaatgtgttgggtgcgccttatagtgcagagaATACAGTAGGTTGTTAATCGAGAGGAATCGTCTCCTAGCTCAGCATGCAGAGTCCAATACTGATCATTCTGGTCTATCCCGTGCCTGTTTTCGACCTGGATTTTCCCGGCATGCAAAAAGCGGCCCCTACTGGGCCCAAGGTGCCTCGCCCACCTTCCCACCTGCCCACCTTACCATCCATGAACCGGGCACGTAGCGTCATTAGCATAGCGAGAATCGGCCCGCTCACTCAAATGAccaaagccccccaccccctcctaCCTCCCCATGCAGCGAGACCAGGAAGATTCTTGGAAAATCCTCTCAAGTCCTGCGCGCTTTCACTGTGATCGCTTTTTGTTCGCAACCCTTGCGAGATCTCAGCGTGACTGCGCTCCTCCAAAAGATCTTAACTTGATGTCATTTTGCAGAGGTTTGTCTACCTTCAATTAGTCACCTGCATGTACTTTCAGAGGTGTCGGGATATACGTAGAGTAGGACTTGACATGGGCATGTTGCAGGCTACGGCACCCTCACGAGCTGCTCTCTGCACTTTCACATTGTTACGCTCGTCCTTACTGTTCGCTTTCTTTGATTTGGCATTTGCCCCCCTTAAGAGATATCATTTATATATGTCAAATTTTCCAATTAACACTAAAAGGACGCAACTATCAGTGTATGTGGTACTAGAGGGGGGTGTAAACTATTGCccgctgcccagtttttattggccttctgcaaaaaatgacaaaatgattaGCGAAATGTGGGTAAAACTTCCTAATACTACACTGGGTACACAAAACGTAGATGAAAATAGTATGCGGACAATCTAAGATACTCATTTAATTGGCTGAAAAACACCGCCAGTTGTCTGTTTGCCCAACGACTgaccggcgaccagtctaggttgtagtTTGCCTCTCGTCCAAAGTCAAcggggataggcttcagcacccccgccaATCTGTCcgggataagcagtgttgagaATGGAGTactgacatttaaaaatttcTGACTAAAGGTTATTCCATCTCCCGGGAATTATTACTCTTATTTACGTTTTTCTATGCTATAACACATCAGGAAAAGGAAGTTCTGTGATTTTTCTGCTGGGATACACATGATCTAGGTGTTTTCTTTTCACATCACTTAATTGGTATCACAGTGTGACCTTATTCTCACCTGGAGAATAATTATGAAGTACAAACCATTTTTTCTCAAGAGTGACAGTTGAGGGACAATAATAGCCTTGGAAAACACCTTTAAATATGATGTGGGTACTTTTAGAGATGCAAAATGGGGACCAGATTcatatttatttccatttttcactTCACGTTTGATGGACATATTTTCCTATACTTTATTTAGTGCATGTACTCTGTCTTCTCCACTCTCACTTTTTAAGAGGAATATCCGCACCTAGCAGTTATGAGTGAGATTTGTTCTTTTCGGAAAGATTACAGAAAGTCACTattgaaattatttatttttaagataaaaaacaaatactatatTACCATTGCAAGTACGCCCATTGGATTTATGTCATGTTATAAACCGAATTGGTAaccatgtatgtatgtttaaagTCTTCTTTGCATTGTTTTCCATGCAAATGTCGTGTCATGCGGCacatttaatgttttattattttaaaaaaatatataaaagaaataaaaaagctcaaacgaCGCCAACTGTCCGcctcattttttggggagtttGTAATCTCATTTTAGCATGGAAGCGATTCAATGTACTTTAttggaaaaacaacattttatgcATCAATTGCGTAaacacaaacaacagcttgtAACCAGTACAATtcatgaaatttgaaaaaagtccatcttttGCTTCTCCAAGCATGGTTTGGGCATTCATGTTGGGGTCTCAGTAATCGGCCCCCACCCAGATTTCACAAGCGTTCCCGGTCCAGCCGTCCCAGCAGTCACACGTTCCGCAGTTGCACACTCCATTCCCTGcgttgtttaatttaaaaaaaacacacaaaactgtATTTGACAGGTAGATTTTAGCGATCTACATCTTTAAAGTCCACAACTGGGgaaccttcttttttttttagttaagcaAATTGCCGACAGTTAATACTCGTATCTGCGTCAATTGCGAGTAGCCGTGTTGAGAAACTGTAGTTTCACACTTTGGTCAAAAGgggccaccattttttttaggaagatCCTCTGGATTTTGAGTTCAGCGGGTGTACCTGTACAGACCAGGTCGTCATGTTTGTCACACTCTCGGTCGTCACACTCGCAGTATTCTCCGGACACCCACCAGTCTTTGGTGGAGCAAATGCATTGGCCACAGTGACAGGAACCTACAAgataaacatttgaaatggaattgaTGGACATTTCAAAAGTTGTTGGCTTAACTCGTGTAAGTGTAGTTGCAGTATGTGTGTTATTCGAAATACTTGATTCCAATAAACAATGGGAATTGTTGACCTTTGCCACTGCAGACGACAGCATCAGAAGTCTCGCACTGCTCCTTGCTCTGAGCGTCGCTTATGTCACATGACCTGGCGAAGCGGCACTGTTTGCCAAACCAACCTTCCTCGCAGATGCAGCGTCCACACGAGCAGTAACCGTGACCTATGAAGGAAACGAAAATAACGTAATGAATCATCTTTTGAAGAAAGTTTCTATCATTTTCAATACAACTTAAATTACAAATGTTGAGGCGGATTGTTAAAACTCCTAGAACGTGTTCAAATGTGGGTCTGGTAAAATGCCAAATATTGATGAAAATGaccctttttttcaatttcaatccAAGTTGGCCGACTTCCTGTATAGTTTAAAACATAACTGCAAGACTGTTTCATGCAGTTTGGCTCAAGGTAACAAGCCACCAAATTTTGTAGCTATAAGTTCAAAACTGAAAGCTTTTCTAACATGCGAGGAGcactgtcccccccccccccccccaagaccACCAAGATACTGAAATTTTCGCCAAGCTCTATAgatctgcaatttttttcattCGTTTTAGAGCAAGTTAAGCCATTCAAATGGGCCAGTTTTAATtgccccaacccccccccccccccccccccccccccccaaaaaaaaaaaattgcgttACAATGCAACCTTCGCATTTTGggaccctaaaaaaaaaagaaactaacaAAGGCGATCATGAAAAAAAGCATCCAGGGCTAATTGAACTGTAATATTCAGTTTAAAATGCAACACTCATATACCAGTAAGATTAAATGCATTTTAGATGGCTGACGCTGTACAGTGGGCGCCCCAAGTTAAGTCCCTAAATTAAAAGCGATGGCTTGTCCAAGTTTCCGGCAGTGGCCTCCTACGCACGGCTGCTTCGATCACTCAAGGTACGGACGAAGGCTCGTTCATATCGAGCGGCGATGTGCCAGTTCATGCTGCTTCCGCCTCGCACAGAGTACAAATTGTATCCGCAACTTCTTCAAGTGAATCTCTTAAATAGGGCTGCCTGTCTCTGACCCCAAACAAGATT
This window encodes:
- the fgf14 gene encoding fibroblast growth factor 14 isoform X2; the encoded protein is MWFLWNIFSKGTHMLQCLCGKSLKKNKNPSDPQLKGIVTRLYCRQGYYLQMNPDGSLDGTKDDNSNSSLFNLIPVGLRVVAIQSVKTGLYIAMNGEGHLYTSELFTAECKFKESVFENYYVIYSSMLYRQQESGRAWFLGLNKEGQAMKGNRVKKTKPAAHFLPKPLEVAMYREPSLHDVGETVPKAAIPASKSTSEPVVMNGGKPVSKPDKAAT
- the fgf14 gene encoding fibroblast growth factor 14 isoform X3, whose amino-acid sequence is MNPDGSLDGTKDDNSNSSLFNLIPVGLRVVAIQSVKTGLYIAMNGEGHLYTSELFTAECKFKESVFENYYVIYSSMLYRQQESGRAWFLGLNKEGQAMKGNRVKKTKPAAHFLPKPLEVAMYREPSLHDVGETVPKAAIPASKSTSEPVVMNGGKPVSKPDKAAT